One window from the genome of Vicia villosa cultivar HV-30 ecotype Madison, WI unplaced genomic scaffold, Vvil1.0 ctg.000622F_1_1, whole genome shotgun sequence encodes:
- the LOC131629935 gene encoding uncharacterized protein LOC131629935 yields the protein MGAGRNDDAIAEALTMLAGAIGQVPQVNVGNREEDEFRILRDFQRNNPPIFEGEHEPNKAQAWLKAIEKIFRVMNYTDVQKVQFGTHMPEKDVGDWWSNTENLLPEDVHGKKEVEFLELKQGNGTVAEYAANFLNLIKYCPHYNTVNAKRSKCLNFGNGLRHDIKKAISYQQITRFTELVNKNYIYDEDSRESSSHYKSFNDGKGKGQYHRKPYDDKKKQKSGYGKKPSRGGAITPIKCYKCGVEGNHANECNKNFGKCLKCDKPGHKVVDCRVGSSVTCYNFCEQGHISTKCDKPKKEQAKEKAFALFGFETIVVDRLIRALEVHEKRTIEELPIVRDFDEVFPEDVSDLPPDREMEFMIDLVPRISLVSMAPYRMSASELK from the exons ATGGGTGCGGGAAGGAATGATGACGCTATTGCCGAGGCATTGACGATGTTGGCGGGTGCTATTGGGCAAGTACCACAAGTGAATGTTGGTAATAGAGAAGAGGATGAGTTTCGTATTTTGAGAGACTTCCAAAGGAACAATCCGCCGATATTTGAAGGAGAGCATGAACCTAACAAGGCACAAGCATGGTTGAAAGCGATCGAGAAGATCTTTCGAGTCATGAATTATACCGATGTGCAGAAGGTGCAGTTTGGCACTCACATGCCAGAGAAAGATGTTGGGGATTGGTGGAGTAACACT GAAAACTTACTTCCGGAAGATGTGCATGGAAAGAAAGAGGTGGAATTTCTGGAATTGAAGCAAGGGAATGGAACTGTAGCGGAGTATGCTGCAAATTTCCTAAATTTGATTAAGTATTGTCCTCATTACAACACTGTGAATGCGAAAAGGTCTAAGTGTTTAAATTTTGGGAATGGTTTGAggcatgatatcaagaaggctattAGTTACCAACAGATTACTCGTTTTACGGAGTTGGTTAACAAGAATTatatttatgatgaggatagtagggagagttCTTCTCACTATAAGTCTTTTAATGATGGGAAAGGGAAAGGACAGTATCATAGGAAACCTTATGATGATAAGAAGAAGCAGAAATCAGGTTATGGCAAAAAGCCAAGCAGGGGAGGAGCTATCACTCCAATTAAGTGCTACAAGTGTGGTGTCGAAGGAAATCATGCTAATGAATGCAACAAGAATTTTGGAAAGTGTTTAAAGTGTGACAAGCCTGGTCATAAAGTTGTGGACTGTAGAGTTGGTTCgagtgtgacttgctacaattttTGTGAGCAAGGGCATATTAGTACCAagtgtgataagccaaagaaggagcaagcgaaagAAAAAGCGTTTGCATTGTTTGGTTTTGAGACCATTGTTGTTGATAGGCTAATccgag CCTTGGAAGTTCATGAGAAGAGAACAATTGAGGAATTGCCAATAGTTCGTGATTTTGATGAggtatttcctgaagatgttaGTGATTTACCGCCAGATCGTGAAATGGAGTTTATgattgatttagttcctagaaTTAGTcttgtatcgatggctccatatcgGATGTCAGCTTCTGAGTTGAaatag